A single Agromyces sp. CF514 DNA region contains:
- the ilvC gene encoding ketol-acid reductoisomerase, with protein MAEMYYDQDADLSIIQGRKVAVIGYGSQGHAHAQNLRDSGVEVVIGLKDGSKSIQKAEEAGFEVKNVADASAWADVVVILAPDQYQRHIFAESVKDNLSEGDVLVFGHGFNIRFGYIEAPAGVDVILVAPKAPGHTVRREFVAGRGIPDIIAVEQDASGQAWEIAKSYAKGIGGTRAGVIKTTFTEETETDLFGEQAVLCGGTSQLVQYGFETLVEAGYQPEIAYFEVLHELKLIVDLMWEGGIAKQRWSVSDTAEYGDYVSGPRVIDPSVKENMKAVLSDIQDGTFAARFIADQDNGQKEFLELRAKGEQHPIETTGRDLRKLFAWNSSDDDDYVDGEVAR; from the coding sequence ATGGCTGAGATGTACTACGACCAGGACGCGGACCTCTCGATCATCCAGGGTCGGAAGGTCGCCGTCATCGGTTACGGCTCGCAGGGCCACGCGCATGCGCAGAACCTGCGCGACTCGGGCGTCGAGGTCGTCATCGGCCTCAAGGACGGCTCGAAGTCGATCCAGAAGGCCGAAGAGGCCGGCTTCGAGGTCAAGAACGTCGCCGACGCCTCGGCGTGGGCCGACGTCGTCGTGATCCTCGCGCCCGACCAGTACCAGCGCCACATCTTCGCCGAGTCGGTCAAGGACAACCTCTCCGAGGGCGACGTGCTCGTCTTCGGCCACGGCTTCAACATCCGCTTCGGCTACATCGAGGCACCCGCCGGCGTCGACGTGATCCTCGTCGCGCCGAAGGCGCCCGGCCACACCGTGCGTCGCGAGTTCGTCGCGGGCCGCGGCATCCCCGACATCATCGCCGTCGAGCAGGACGCCTCGGGCCAGGCCTGGGAGATCGCGAAGTCGTACGCGAAGGGCATCGGCGGCACCCGCGCCGGCGTCATCAAGACGACCTTCACCGAAGAGACCGAGACCGACCTGTTCGGCGAGCAGGCCGTGCTCTGCGGCGGCACCTCGCAGCTCGTGCAGTACGGCTTCGAGACCCTCGTCGAGGCCGGCTACCAGCCCGAGATCGCCTACTTCGAGGTGCTGCACGAGCTGAAGCTCATCGTCGACCTCATGTGGGAGGGCGGCATCGCCAAGCAGCGCTGGTCGGTCTCCGACACGGCCGAGTACGGCGACTACGTCTCGGGCCCCCGCGTCATCGACCCGTCAGTCAAGGAGAACATGAAGGCGGTGCTCTCCGACATCCAGGACGGCACCTTCGCGGCGCGCTTCATCGCCGACCAGGACAACGGCCAGAAGGAGTTCCTCGAGCTCCGCGCCAAGGGCGAGCAGCACCCGATCGAGACCACGGGTCGCGACCTGCGCAAGCTCTTCGCCTGGAACTCGTCCGACGACGACGACTACGTGGACGGCGAGGTCGCTCGCTGA
- the ilvD gene encoding dihydroxy-acid dehydratase, whose protein sequence is MSEFDPKPRSRTVTDGIEAMTSRGMLRAVGMGDADWDKPQIGIASSWNEITPCNLSLARLAQAAKEGVHGGGGYPLQFGTVSVSDGISMGHEGMHFSLVSREVIADSVEVVMQAERLDGSVLLAGCDKSIPGMLMAAARLDLSSVFLYAGSIAPGWVRLSDGTEKDITIIDSFEAVGAVKAGTMSAEDAHRIECAFAPGEGACGGMYTANTMASVAEALGLSLPGSASPASADRRRDYYAHRSGEAVVNLLKQGITARQILTKEAFENAIAVGMALGGSTNIVLHLLAIAREAEVDLTLDDFNRIGSKVPHIGDLKPFGKYVMNDVDRRGGVPVLMKALLDAGLLHGDVMTVTGKTMRENLEELNLPPLDGKVLRTLDDPIHETGGLTILHGSLAPEGAVVKTAGFDAATFEGPARVFERERAAMDALTNGEIQAGDVVVIRYEGPKGGPGMREMLAITAAIKGAGLGKDVLLLTDGRFSGGTTGLCIGHLAPEAVDAGPIAFVRDGDLIRVDIAARSIDLLVGDAELAARREGWAPLPPRYTRGVLAKYSKLVRSAAEGATTG, encoded by the coding sequence ATGTCGGAGTTCGATCCCAAACCGCGTAGTCGTACCGTAACCGATGGCATCGAGGCCATGACCAGCCGGGGCATGCTCCGCGCGGTCGGCATGGGTGATGCCGACTGGGACAAGCCCCAGATCGGCATCGCGAGCTCGTGGAACGAGATCACCCCCTGCAACCTCTCGCTCGCTCGCCTCGCCCAGGCTGCGAAGGAGGGCGTGCACGGCGGCGGCGGATACCCGCTGCAGTTCGGCACCGTCTCGGTCTCCGACGGCATCTCGATGGGCCACGAGGGCATGCACTTCTCGCTCGTCTCGCGCGAGGTCATCGCCGACTCCGTCGAGGTCGTCATGCAGGCCGAGCGCCTCGACGGCTCGGTGCTGCTCGCCGGCTGCGACAAGTCGATCCCGGGCATGCTCATGGCCGCGGCCCGCCTCGACCTCTCGTCGGTCTTCCTCTACGCCGGCTCGATCGCCCCCGGTTGGGTGCGCCTGTCCGACGGCACCGAGAAGGACATCACGATCATCGACTCGTTCGAGGCAGTGGGCGCCGTCAAGGCCGGCACCATGAGCGCCGAGGACGCGCACCGCATCGAGTGCGCCTTCGCACCCGGCGAGGGTGCCTGCGGCGGCATGTACACCGCGAACACCATGGCCTCGGTCGCCGAGGCGCTCGGCCTGTCGCTTCCCGGCTCGGCCTCGCCGGCATCCGCAGACCGTCGTCGCGACTACTACGCGCACCGCTCGGGCGAGGCCGTCGTGAACCTGCTCAAGCAGGGCATCACGGCGCGCCAGATCCTGACGAAGGAGGCGTTCGAGAACGCCATCGCCGTCGGCATGGCACTCGGCGGCTCGACGAACATCGTGCTGCACCTGCTCGCGATCGCGCGCGAGGCCGAGGTCGACCTCACGCTCGACGACTTCAACCGCATCGGCTCGAAGGTGCCGCACATCGGCGACCTCAAGCCCTTCGGCAAGTACGTCATGAACGACGTCGACCGCCGCGGCGGAGTGCCCGTGCTCATGAAGGCGCTGCTCGACGCGGGCCTGCTCCACGGCGACGTCATGACCGTGACCGGCAAGACCATGCGCGAGAACCTCGAGGAGCTGAACCTGCCGCCGCTCGACGGCAAGGTGCTTCGCACGCTCGACGACCCGATCCACGAGACCGGCGGCCTCACGATCCTGCACGGCTCGCTCGCGCCCGAGGGCGCCGTCGTCAAGACGGCCGGCTTCGACGCGGCCACCTTCGAGGGTCCGGCCCGTGTCTTCGAGCGCGAGCGCGCCGCGATGGACGCGCTGACGAACGGCGAGATCCAGGCCGGCGACGTCGTCGTCATCCGCTACGAGGGCCCGAAGGGCGGCCCAGGCATGCGCGAGATGCTCGCCATCACGGCGGCCATCAAGGGCGCAGGCCTCGGCAAAGATGTACTACTCTTGACGGACGGTCGATTCTCAGGCGGCACAACCGGACTGTGCATCGGCCATCTGGCACCCGAAGCGGTGGACGCAGGTCCCATCGCCTTCGTGCGCGATGGTGATCTGATACGGGTCGATATCGCAGCTCGTTCCATCGATCTACTTGTCGGTGATGCCGAGCTGGCTGCCCGCCGTGAAGGCTGGGCTCCGCTTCCCCCGCGCTACACCCGAGGCGTTCTCGCGAAGTACTCCAAGCTCGTGCGCTCGGCCGCTGAAGGCGCCACGACGGGCTGA
- a CDS encoding 5'-nucleotidase C-terminal domain-containing protein has translation MSEHSNHDPVPRWCSCDVPDDDLVESGDTGITRRNILIGATAASALAAAGWAGPAVAAPGGKGDKSVTITIMGTSDLHTNVVNWDYYKDATYSDSAGNAVGLARVASVVKQIRADRGADRTLLFDAGDTIQGTPLGFYYATVEPVTETGATHPMAAQMNALDYDAVALGNHEFNYGLEFLDHWISQMDAPVLAANAVHARTKVPRFRPYAIKTIKVKGRPPIRVGVLGLTNPGVVIWDKANVEGKVEVLDLVATAKRWVPVMRAQGADIVVVSAHSGDSGTSSYSGDLPNENAAALVAEQVPGIDAILFGHAHREVPERIVANLQTGAKVVMSEPKNWGQRLSVFDLALEFERGRWRVATSSAHLVNTNTVVDDPEFVAIVRSQHDAVVRYMNSPVANSTTEMLAAESCWKDTAILDYVNEVQTATVAAAVAGTPEASLPIVSIAAPFNRAARFPAGSVTIKDVAGLYIYDNTLMASVLTGKQIKEYLEFSAEYYKQVAPEAPVDPAAWTNAQTPRAASTPDYNYDQFSGVEYTVDISKPVGQRISPLTFEGAAVSDDQQFLVAVNNYRQSGGGGFPHIATAPVVYNAQVAIREAIVAYASAQGTIDPVSFHVENWKLVRNGVPVFTP, from the coding sequence ATGAGCGAACACTCGAATCACGACCCTGTTCCCCGCTGGTGCTCCTGCGACGTGCCCGACGACGATCTCGTCGAGTCCGGAGACACGGGCATCACCCGACGCAACATCCTCATCGGCGCCACCGCCGCGAGCGCCCTCGCCGCGGCCGGATGGGCCGGGCCCGCGGTCGCCGCTCCGGGAGGCAAGGGCGACAAGTCGGTCACGATCACGATCATGGGCACGTCCGACCTGCACACGAACGTCGTCAACTGGGACTACTACAAGGACGCGACGTACAGCGACAGCGCCGGCAACGCCGTCGGCCTCGCCCGCGTCGCGAGCGTCGTGAAGCAGATCCGCGCCGACCGTGGCGCAGACCGCACCCTGCTCTTCGACGCCGGAGACACGATCCAGGGCACGCCGCTCGGGTTCTACTACGCGACCGTCGAGCCCGTGACTGAGACGGGGGCGACCCATCCGATGGCGGCCCAGATGAACGCGCTCGACTACGACGCGGTCGCGCTCGGCAATCACGAGTTCAACTACGGGCTCGAGTTCCTCGACCACTGGATCTCGCAGATGGACGCGCCTGTGCTCGCGGCGAACGCCGTGCACGCCCGCACGAAGGTGCCGCGATTCCGGCCGTACGCGATCAAGACGATCAAGGTTAAGGGGCGCCCGCCGATCCGGGTCGGCGTGCTGGGTCTGACCAACCCGGGTGTCGTCATCTGGGACAAGGCGAACGTCGAGGGCAAGGTCGAGGTGCTCGACCTCGTCGCGACGGCCAAGCGCTGGGTCCCGGTCATGCGGGCACAGGGCGCCGACATCGTCGTCGTGAGCGCCCACTCGGGCGACAGCGGCACCTCGTCGTATTCGGGCGACCTGCCCAACGAGAACGCTGCCGCGCTCGTCGCCGAGCAGGTGCCCGGCATCGACGCGATCCTCTTCGGGCATGCGCACCGCGAGGTGCCGGAGCGCATCGTCGCGAACCTGCAGACGGGTGCGAAGGTGGTCATGAGCGAGCCGAAGAACTGGGGCCAGCGGCTCAGCGTCTTCGACCTCGCCCTCGAGTTCGAGCGCGGACGCTGGCGCGTCGCGACGAGTTCGGCGCACCTCGTGAACACGAACACGGTGGTCGACGACCCCGAGTTCGTCGCGATCGTGCGGTCCCAGCACGACGCCGTCGTGCGGTACATGAACTCGCCCGTCGCGAACTCGACGACCGAGATGCTCGCGGCGGAGTCGTGCTGGAAGGACACCGCGATCCTCGACTACGTCAACGAGGTGCAGACCGCGACCGTCGCGGCCGCGGTCGCCGGCACGCCCGAGGCATCCCTGCCGATCGTGTCGATCGCGGCGCCGTTCAACCGGGCCGCTCGCTTTCCGGCGGGGTCGGTCACGATCAAGGATGTCGCGGGCCTCTACATCTACGACAACACGCTCATGGCGTCGGTGCTCACGGGCAAGCAGATCAAGGAGTACCTCGAGTTCTCGGCCGAGTACTACAAGCAGGTCGCCCCCGAAGCACCCGTCGACCCGGCCGCGTGGACGAACGCCCAGACCCCGCGCGCGGCGTCGACGCCCGACTACAACTACGACCAGTTCTCGGGGGTCGAGTACACCGTCGACATCTCGAAGCCGGTCGGGCAGCGCATCTCACCGCTCACCTTCGAGGGCGCGGCCGTGTCCGACGATCAGCAGTTCCTCGTCGCGGTCAACAACTACCGGCAGTCCGGCGGCGGCGGGTTCCCGCACATCGCGACGGCGCCGGTCGTGTACAACGCGCAGGTCGCGATCCGCGAGGCGATCGTGGCCTACGCGTCCGCGCAGGGCACCATCGACCCGGTCTCCTTCCACGTCGAGAACTGGAAGCTCGTCCGCAACGGGGTGCCGGTCTTCACGCCCTGA
- a CDS encoding acetolactate synthase large subunit gives MTTESSPVPSPALVPPHAPVEITGAEGVVRSLEMLGITDVFGLPGGAILPVYDPLLDSKKLRHILVRHEQGAGHAAQGYASSTGKLGVAIATSGPGATNLVTAIADAHMDSVPLLAITGQVFSNLMGTDAFQEADIVGITMPITKHSFLVKKAEEIPATIAAAAHIASTGRPGPVLVDITKDAQQAKFAFSWPPKVDLPGYRPITKAHGKQVTAAAQLLAEAKRPVLYVGGGVIRSRASEELLELAEATGAPVVTTLMARGAFPDSHQQHLGMPGMHGTVPAVIALQESDLLIALGARFDDRVTGKSALFAPNAKVVHVDIDPAEISKIRVADVPIVGDLKDVLVDLRTAYDQQIAAGAPDISEWWATLDGLRAEFPLGFSPTSDGLLAPQQVIQRIGELTGPEGIYAAGVGQHQMWAAQFIKYERPNSWLNSGGAGTMGYAVPAAMGAKVAEPDRVVWAIDGDGCFQMTNQELATCTLNEIPIKVAIINNSSLGMVRQWQTLFYDGRYSNTDLNTGHDSVRVPDFVKLAEAYGALGIRVTREDEIDAAIKLALETNDRPVVIDFVVSADAMVWPMVPQGVSNSYIQYARDHSPAFSEED, from the coding sequence ATGACCACGGAATCCAGTCCCGTGCCGTCGCCCGCTCTCGTGCCCCCGCATGCACCGGTGGAGATCACCGGTGCCGAGGGCGTCGTCCGCTCGCTCGAGATGCTCGGCATCACCGACGTGTTCGGACTCCCCGGCGGCGCCATCCTCCCCGTCTACGACCCGCTGCTCGACAGCAAGAAGCTGCGCCACATCCTCGTGCGCCACGAGCAGGGCGCCGGCCACGCCGCCCAGGGCTACGCGTCGTCCACCGGCAAGCTCGGCGTCGCGATCGCGACCTCGGGCCCCGGCGCGACGAACCTCGTCACCGCCATCGCCGACGCGCACATGGACTCGGTGCCGCTGCTCGCGATCACCGGCCAGGTGTTCTCGAACCTCATGGGCACCGACGCATTCCAGGAGGCCGACATCGTCGGCATCACGATGCCGATCACGAAGCACTCCTTCCTCGTGAAGAAGGCGGAGGAGATCCCCGCGACGATCGCGGCCGCCGCGCACATCGCGTCGACCGGCCGCCCCGGTCCGGTGCTCGTGGACATCACGAAGGACGCGCAGCAGGCGAAGTTCGCCTTCTCGTGGCCCCCGAAGGTCGACCTGCCCGGCTACCGCCCCATCACCAAGGCGCACGGCAAGCAGGTCACGGCGGCGGCGCAGCTGCTCGCCGAGGCCAAGCGCCCCGTGCTCTACGTGGGCGGCGGCGTCATCCGCTCGCGCGCGTCCGAAGAGCTCCTCGAGCTCGCCGAGGCCACGGGCGCTCCCGTCGTGACGACCCTCATGGCGCGCGGCGCGTTCCCCGACTCGCACCAGCAGCACCTCGGCATGCCCGGCATGCACGGCACGGTCCCGGCCGTGATCGCGCTGCAGGAGTCCGACCTGCTCATCGCGCTCGGCGCCCGGTTCGACGACCGCGTGACCGGCAAGTCGGCACTCTTCGCGCCCAACGCCAAGGTCGTGCACGTCGACATCGACCCCGCTGAGATCTCGAAGATCCGCGTCGCCGACGTGCCGATCGTGGGCGACCTGAAAGACGTGCTCGTCGACCTGCGAACCGCGTACGACCAGCAGATCGCCGCGGGTGCGCCCGACATCAGCGAATGGTGGGCCACGCTCGACGGACTTCGCGCCGAGTTCCCCCTCGGCTTCTCGCCGACCTCCGACGGCCTGCTCGCACCCCAGCAGGTCATCCAGCGCATCGGCGAGCTGACCGGACCCGAGGGCATCTACGCCGCCGGTGTCGGACAGCACCAGATGTGGGCGGCGCAGTTCATCAAGTACGAGCGCCCGAACTCGTGGCTGAACTCGGGCGGCGCCGGCACCATGGGCTACGCGGTCCCCGCGGCCATGGGGGCCAAGGTCGCCGAGCCCGACCGCGTCGTGTGGGCGATCGACGGCGACGGCTGCTTCCAGATGACGAACCAGGAGCTCGCGACCTGCACGTTGAACGAGATCCCGATCAAGGTCGCGATCATCAACAACTCGTCGCTCGGCATGGTGCGCCAGTGGCAGACGCTCTTCTACGACGGCCGCTACTCGAACACCGACCTGAACACGGGTCACGACAGTGTGCGCGTGCCCGACTTCGTCAAGCTCGCCGAAGCCTACGGCGCGCTCGGCATCCGCGTGACCAGAGAAGACGAGATCGACGCGGCCATCAAGCTCGCGCTCGAGACCAACGACCGCCCGGTCGTCATCGACTTCGTGGTGTCGGCCGACGCGATGGTGTGGCCGATGGTGCCGCAGGGCGTGTCGAACAGCTACATCCAGTACGCCCGCGATCACTCGCCGGCCTTCAGCGAGGAGGACTGA
- the ilvN gene encoding acetolactate synthase small subunit, with protein sequence MSTHVLSLLVEDKPGLLTRVAGLFARRGFNIESLAVGHSEIEGLSRITVVVDVEELPLEQVTKQLNKLINVIKIVELDPAQSVQREHLLIKVRVDNSTRSQVLEAVNLFRARVVDVSTDALVIEVTGDSGKTTAFLKVLEPYGIREIAQSGLLAIGRGGKSITERVFKN encoded by the coding sequence ATGTCGACCCACGTGCTCTCACTCCTCGTCGAGGACAAGCCCGGCCTGCTCACGCGCGTCGCAGGACTCTTCGCGCGCCGCGGCTTCAACATCGAGTCGCTCGCGGTCGGCCACTCCGAGATCGAGGGCCTCTCGCGCATCACGGTCGTCGTCGATGTCGAGGAGTTGCCGCTCGAACAGGTGACCAAGCAGCTCAACAAGCTCATCAACGTCATCAAGATCGTCGAGCTCGACCCCGCCCAGTCGGTGCAGCGCGAGCACCTGCTCATCAAGGTGCGCGTCGACAACTCCACCCGCTCGCAGGTGCTCGAGGCCGTCAACCTCTTCCGCGCCCGCGTCGTCGACGTCTCGACCGACGCGCTCGTGATCGAGGTCACCGGCGACTCCGGCAAGACGACGGCGTTCCTCAAGGTGCTCGAGCCCTACGGCATCCGCGAGATCGCCCAGTCGGGCCTGCTCGCGATCGGTCGCGGCGGCAAGTCGATCACCGAGCGCGTCTTCAAGAACTGA